In Leptospiraceae bacterium, one genomic interval encodes:
- a CDS encoding TonB-dependent receptor plug domain-containing protein codes for MELCEDILKFIFFTLLFFLSSLTAQEKPISAKIKVIDKATNSPKPNATVVIKESGGYFTTNAKGEILFQVPANGYYTLRIISGADVEVKRKEIYYDGQEIVVFVGEKEKGAIEVSGEKEKTKLSRYTLQQEEIKRLPGSQGDSLKAILTLPGVSPAIPIGLATTAALFNTNNTGPYRNSDRGDIVLRGAGSRANQFYFDGFPISYPFHLGNQSSVLNNNIIKSFDVYTGAYSSRYGYATGGIINIEGKSEVKKTTSILNMNLFLTDAMIETKLGEKSYMIAAARKNYPNLVLLKLYPDGIPPNAKYADYQDYQFKYGFDISDKHKISVSLFGARDRQAYTKAQAELESSGGGSGGSDSRPPIGLDKKFHTEGIRYIYQPATKFSNTLSVSRNTFKEFFELKITNPATAENIFGVQNVTTQTLYFAENIQSLEIVKNILRIDTGQNYREKNITLKGENITQQNSLFSKIFNDLLDSSPTFRALIDGDGAKSKEYGMFAEATIEYAGFKLVPGVRWDYYNLANQKALSPRLNASYTIAKTGTTFIAGAGIHRNAPVGIEQVSAKVGNSNLLMEKAEHLAIGINQEINQQWLFKVEGFRNIFSDLVVPDNYARNPYALNNEPRDILQKSDFVSRNILTDKALNYSNRGDGFSEGVEVYLKKSNKPGENGFFGWISYSNSITKRNNHQTRLASSEATSRNLKNGSRKLLYQTEVGNNYVNYYDDNQAELLFDNDRSELYDLDRTHLLNIVFGWKITSQWQLGGRYRYFTNTPITPIVGSSRISQAASIGVNLNNAQYSNDYNSARLSQFQQVDIRLDRFENYEWGMVNGYIEVINLLGRRNVSGENFDVSKPYLNGSNPTPVYDTLNSPYIQSPLPGGRLVYLPLLNIGLEVRF; via the coding sequence TTGGAGTTGTGTGAGGATATTTTGAAGTTTATATTTTTTACATTGTTATTTTTTCTTTCATCGCTTACTGCACAAGAAAAACCTATTTCAGCAAAAATCAAAGTAATAGACAAAGCCACTAATTCTCCTAAGCCAAATGCTACCGTCGTGATAAAAGAATCTGGTGGTTACTTTACTACAAATGCAAAAGGAGAAATTCTTTTTCAAGTTCCGGCTAATGGCTATTACACCTTAAGAATTATTTCTGGTGCAGATGTGGAAGTAAAGCGTAAAGAAATTTACTATGACGGGCAAGAGATTGTTGTATTTGTTGGTGAAAAAGAAAAAGGGGCCATTGAAGTCTCCGGCGAAAAAGAAAAAACAAAGCTTTCACGCTATACCTTACAACAAGAAGAAATTAAGCGTTTGCCCGGATCACAAGGAGATTCGCTTAAGGCAATTTTAACTTTGCCGGGAGTTTCTCCTGCAATTCCAATCGGTCTTGCAACGACTGCTGCCCTGTTTAATACGAATAATACAGGTCCTTATCGAAATAGCGATCGAGGAGATATTGTTTTGCGAGGTGCAGGCTCAAGAGCAAACCAATTTTACTTTGATGGATTTCCGATTAGTTACCCTTTTCATCTAGGAAATCAATCTTCTGTATTAAACAATAATATCATTAAATCGTTTGATGTCTATACAGGTGCGTATTCCTCCCGGTATGGATATGCGACAGGCGGCATTATTAACATTGAAGGAAAATCAGAAGTAAAAAAAACAACTTCCATTTTAAATATGAATTTATTTTTGACGGATGCTATGATTGAAACAAAGCTAGGTGAAAAATCGTATATGATAGCAGCGGCAAGAAAGAATTATCCGAATCTAGTTTTACTAAAACTTTACCCTGATGGAATACCGCCTAATGCAAAGTATGCGGATTATCAGGATTATCAATTCAAGTATGGGTTTGATATTTCTGATAAGCATAAAATCTCAGTGTCTTTGTTTGGTGCAAGAGATAGACAAGCTTACACGAAAGCACAAGCGGAATTGGAAAGTAGCGGAGGAGGATCGGGCGGGTCAGATAGTAGACCGCCAATTGGACTCGATAAAAAATTTCATACGGAGGGGATAAGATATATTTACCAGCCAGCAACAAAATTTAGCAATACATTAAGTGTATCTAGAAATACATTCAAGGAATTCTTTGAGTTAAAAATTACAAATCCGGCAACGGCTGAAAATATTTTCGGTGTTCAAAACGTGACTACACAAACTCTTTATTTTGCAGAAAACATTCAATCTCTTGAAATTGTGAAGAATATTTTACGGATTGATACAGGGCAAAACTATCGAGAAAAAAATATTACTCTAAAAGGAGAAAATATAACGCAACAAAATAGCCTGTTTTCTAAAATATTCAACGATCTTCTGGATAGTTCACCAACATTTCGCGCTCTCATTGACGGTGACGGCGCAAAATCAAAAGAATATGGAATGTTCGCAGAGGCTACTATAGAGTATGCGGGATTTAAACTAGTGCCGGGTGTGCGATGGGATTATTATAATTTAGCGAACCAAAAGGCTTTGAGTCCAAGGTTAAATGCTTCGTATACAATAGCAAAGACTGGAACGACATTTATTGCAGGAGCAGGGATTCATCGAAATGCTCCGGTAGGTATAGAGCAAGTATCCGCTAAAGTGGGTAACTCTAATTTGCTCATGGAGAAGGCTGAGCACCTAGCAATTGGAATTAACCAGGAGATCAATCAGCAATGGCTATTTAAAGTGGAGGGTTTTCGAAATATCTTTTCTGATTTAGTAGTTCCTGATAATTATGCGCGAAATCCATACGCTTTAAATAATGAGCCACGAGATATTTTGCAGAAATCTGATTTTGTTTCTAGAAATATTTTAACAGACAAAGCACTAAATTATTCTAACAGAGGAGATGGATTTTCGGAAGGTGTGGAAGTCTATTTAAAAAAATCAAATAAGCCTGGCGAAAATGGTTTTTTTGGTTGGATTTCTTATTCCAATTCCATCACAAAAAGAAACAATCACCAGACAAGACTTGCAAGTTCAGAAGCTACGAGTAGGAATTTAAAAAATGGAAGTAGAAAGCTTCTCTATCAAACAGAAGTTGGAAATAACTATGTGAATTATTACGATGATAATCAAGCGGAACTACTTTTTGACAATGATCGCAGTGAATTATATGACTTAGACCGAACTCATCTTTTGAATATTGTGTTTGGTTGGAAGATTACGAGTCAATGGCAACTAGGTGGAAGGTATCGTTATTTTACCAATACTCCTATTACGCCTATCGTTGGTTCTAGTCGAATTTCACAGGCAGCAAGTATTGGGGTTAATCTGAATAATGCGCAGTATTCGAATGACTACAACTCAGCAAGACTTTCTCAATTTCAACAAGTTGATATTCGATTGGATCGATTTGAAAACTATGAATGGGGAATGGTCAATGGGTATATTGAAGTAATCAATCTTTTAGGGAGGAGAAATGTTTCCGGGGAAAATTTTGATGTGTCAAAGCCCTATCTCAATGGATCCAATCCCACCCCCGTATATGATACTCTGAATTCGCCTTACATCCAATCGCCATTACCCGGCGGAAGACTTGTCTATTTACCACTTTTAAATATTGGTTTGGAAGTGAGGTTTTAA
- a CDS encoding catalase: MKAPSKDWKEDVAVDEEKRFNEYAEKIVEIQKKKSAIFGNGRALHRKMICGLQAKLQVLENLPEYASQGLFAKSGVHDAWIRISNGGVDVKSDSLPDIRGFAIKVLGQNAPSALGNGNTQNQDFTLINQSAFSFPKSAPFIALVLAASESPFALLTHMLGTYGIIGGVQKIMKTVKTFGKPFSGFMTETFYSAAPIACGDYAARVRLIPVAAKPNLPPNNSDLSLDIKKALAKESVEFNLQLQFFVDEKITPIEDASIDWLESESPYVTVAKLTIPSQNLDSEESKALADKMEKTIFDPWNAFLAHRPLGDVMRARKVVYYASQKGRGAN, translated from the coding sequence ATGAAAGCACCAAGTAAAGATTGGAAAGAGGACGTTGCCGTAGATGAGGAAAAAAGATTCAATGAATATGCAGAGAAAATAGTTGAAATTCAAAAGAAAAAATCTGCTATCTTTGGAAACGGAAGAGCCTTACATAGAAAAATGATTTGTGGTTTGCAGGCAAAATTGCAGGTTCTTGAAAATTTACCTGAATATGCAAGCCAAGGATTGTTTGCAAAGTCAGGTGTTCATGATGCCTGGATTCGTATTTCAAATGGTGGTGTGGATGTGAAGTCAGATTCTCTTCCTGATATTCGCGGCTTTGCAATTAAAGTTCTTGGACAGAATGCTCCTAGTGCTCTTGGAAATGGAAATACGCAAAATCAAGATTTTACGCTTATCAATCAATCTGCTTTTTCTTTTCCTAAATCTGCTCCCTTCATAGCTCTTGTGTTAGCCGCTTCAGAAAGTCCATTTGCTTTGTTGACACATATGCTGGGAACTTACGGAATCATTGGTGGAGTTCAGAAGATTATGAAAACAGTAAAAACTTTCGGTAAGCCATTTTCTGGATTTATGACAGAGACTTTCTATTCAGCTGCTCCGATTGCTTGTGGTGATTATGCTGCTCGTGTTCGATTAATTCCAGTAGCGGCTAAGCCAAATTTACCACCGAATAATTCCGATTTGTCGCTTGATATTAAAAAAGCTTTGGCGAAAGAATCAGTGGAATTTAATTTACAATTGCAATTCTTTGTAGATGAGAAAATTACTCCTATTGAAGATGCTTCCATAGATTGGCTTGAGTCAGAGTCTCCTTACGTAACCGTTGCAAAATTAACAATTCCTTCTCAGAATTTAGACTCAGAAGAGTCGAAGGCATTAGCTGATAAAATGGAGAAAACTATTTTTGATCCATGGAATGCATTTTTGGCACACCGACCACTCGGGGACGTTATGCGTGCTAGGAAAGTTGTATATTATGCAAGCCAAAAAGGAAGAGGGGCAAACTAA
- a CDS encoding transmembrane 220 family protein — protein sequence MRIPNYILTILFLLFAAVQYNDPDPLIWMFIYSYASLMCFLAAKGKYYKAFLLAGIVVSFVWSMTLAASILVALNGYGAGPIFSLGMVKNREVEEARESLGLLIVFSVLVWKYVEAKKVGVNTK from the coding sequence ATGCGTATTCCAAACTATATACTAACCATTTTATTTTTACTCTTTGCGGCAGTTCAATATAACGATCCAGATCCACTCATATGGATGTTCATTTATTCCTATGCTTCGCTCATGTGCTTTCTTGCGGCTAAAGGCAAATACTACAAAGCATTTCTATTGGCGGGCATAGTAGTTTCCTTTGTTTGGTCGATGACTCTCGCCGCTTCTATTTTAGTTGCTCTAAATGGATATGGAGCTGGTCCCATATTTAGTCTAGGCATGGTAAAAAATAGAGAAGTCGAAGAAGCAAGAGAATCTTTGGGCTTACTCATTGTGTTCTCTGTATTAGTTTGGAAATATGTTGAAGCAAAGAAAGTAGGAGTTAATACTAAATAA
- a CDS encoding SpoIIE family protein phosphatase → MYSALGVATFTFLISVIIAYVLSNYISHPLNKLSIAVQEVSAGNLTTILEISSGDEFEFLAREFNVMTASLRDANAEKVRLISMEKELSLAKKIQDSALPKSIPKFPGLDISVLYKPMDLVGGDYYDFFAIDSHRIGVLIADVAGHGVSAAIIASMLSIAFKNHVAHAESPEAMLSRINHTMHGKCGNMFLTAAYMVIDTKTKIIQFANAGHPFGYIYRANSNEFFPCDSKGRLLGVFPELHAAKIDIPFQTGDRIMLFTDGIIESRKENGELYEEERLKQVLASHSNLNPKALNHKILSELEAWQGSSIFSDDLTLIMIDCKN, encoded by the coding sequence ATGTATTCCGCTTTAGGTGTAGCCACATTTACTTTTCTAATATCCGTCATCATTGCCTACGTTTTATCTAACTATATTAGCCATCCTTTAAATAAGCTTTCCATCGCCGTACAGGAAGTATCCGCTGGAAACCTTACAACTATTTTAGAAATCAGTTCGGGCGATGAATTCGAATTTTTAGCTCGTGAATTCAATGTAATGACAGCCAGCTTGCGCGACGCGAATGCGGAAAAGGTAAGATTGATTTCAATGGAAAAAGAATTAAGCCTTGCAAAGAAAATACAAGACTCTGCCCTTCCAAAATCAATTCCAAAATTTCCAGGTCTAGATATTAGTGTTCTTTATAAACCGATGGATTTAGTCGGTGGGGATTATTACGACTTCTTTGCCATCGACTCACATCGCATTGGTGTTCTCATAGCAGATGTTGCAGGGCATGGAGTTTCCGCTGCAATCATTGCTTCCATGCTGAGTATCGCATTTAAAAATCATGTAGCACATGCAGAATCTCCCGAGGCAATGCTCAGTCGAATTAATCATACGATGCATGGTAAATGCGGCAATATGTTCTTAACCGCTGCCTATATGGTAATTGATACAAAAACCAAAATCATCCAATTCGCAAATGCTGGTCACCCTTTCGGATACATCTATAGAGCAAATTCAAATGAATTTTTCCCCTGTGACTCGAAAGGACGACTACTCGGTGTTTTCCCTGAACTACATGCGGCTAAGATTGATATTCCGTTTCAGACGGGTGATCGTATCATGCTATTTACAGATGGAATCATTGAATCGAGAAAGGAAAATGGCGAACTGTATGAAGAAGAGAGACTAAAACAAGTATTAGCCTCTCATTCCAATTTGAATCCTAAAGCTTTAAATCATAAAATTTTATCCGAATTGGAAGCATGGCAGGGTTCATCCATCTTTTCCGATGATTTAACACTCATTATGATTGATTGCAAAAATTAA
- a CDS encoding M20/M25/M40 family metallo-hydrolase produces the protein MKKLFLSIFALVLVLLFYTIAFTESGLKNISQSENPNLPDFTAISEEAANDLQKYIRIKTIRGNEIESANFLKGILEKNGVTVKLISYPGKPDRVNLIAELPGTEEGGGVIFMNHMDVVEAEAAEWKYPPFEGIRIEDRIYGRGAVDMKGLGMMQLHAMLLIKKSGIKLKHKLMFIALADEESRSMHGAQYMVNNYKDLFKGYEFIHNEGGSGTDGVAVKGSKIFNLQYAEKGILWLELEAKGESGHGSTPPVSYAAKNMLEFLLELQTFSKDTIITDITSAFFYQMGVASSFPNSFVLKRSRNPLIQLVLKGVIQSNKHLRAMTSNTISVTGIDSDPIGINVITNHTKATVDIRLLPGVVPDEYLAKIKSIADKYKIEIKVKHAEAATVSPMDSKFFQTLAGTAVKVVPEAVVTPFLSPGTTDSSYFRMHGFKCYGLIPALLTDYELDGIHGKNESIRVSHLKMGIQILYETILNFNK, from the coding sequence ATGAAAAAATTATTCCTTTCTATCTTTGCTCTCGTTCTTGTTCTCTTATTTTACACAATTGCATTCACTGAATCAGGGTTAAAAAATATTTCTCAGTCTGAAAATCCAAATCTTCCTGATTTCACTGCTATCTCCGAAGAAGCGGCGAATGATTTACAAAAATACATTAGAATCAAAACGATTCGTGGAAATGAAATTGAATCTGCCAATTTTCTGAAAGGCATTTTGGAAAAAAATGGAGTCACAGTAAAATTAATTTCTTATCCAGGAAAGCCTGATAGAGTTAATTTAATTGCCGAACTTCCAGGGACAGAAGAGGGAGGTGGTGTTATTTTTATGAATCATATGGATGTTGTAGAGGCGGAAGCGGCAGAATGGAAGTATCCGCCCTTTGAAGGAATTAGAATTGAAGATAGAATCTACGGGCGTGGCGCAGTCGATATGAAGGGGCTCGGTATGATGCAGCTTCATGCAATGCTACTCATTAAAAAATCAGGAATTAAACTTAAACATAAGCTTATGTTTATTGCTCTTGCAGATGAAGAGAGTCGCTCTATGCATGGTGCGCAGTATATGGTGAATAACTACAAAGATTTATTTAAAGGTTATGAATTTATCCATAATGAGGGTGGTAGCGGCACCGATGGAGTAGCCGTTAAAGGTAGTAAAATTTTTAATCTACAATATGCAGAGAAAGGAATTCTCTGGTTAGAATTAGAGGCTAAGGGCGAATCGGGTCATGGAAGCACTCCGCCTGTTTCTTACGCGGCTAAGAATATGTTGGAATTTCTTTTGGAACTCCAAACATTTTCCAAAGATACAATCATCACTGATATTACCTCTGCCTTTTTTTATCAAATGGGTGTTGCTAGCAGTTTCCCAAATTCATTCGTTCTAAAACGTTCTCGTAATCCGCTGATTCAATTGGTATTAAAAGGTGTTATTCAATCTAATAAACATTTAAGAGCGATGACTTCGAATACGATTAGCGTTACAGGGATTGATTCAGATCCTATTGGAATCAATGTAATAACAAATCATACAAAGGCGACTGTGGACATACGTCTGTTACCCGGTGTTGTGCCAGATGAATATCTTGCTAAAATAAAATCTATCGCAGACAAATATAAAATTGAAATAAAAGTTAAGCATGCGGAAGCTGCAACGGTATCCCCGATGGATAGCAAATTTTTTCAAACTCTAGCTGGAACAGCAGTGAAAGTTGTGCCCGAAGCGGTGGTTACTCCGTTTTTATCTCCGGGAACGACTGACTCTTCTTATTTTAGAATGCATGGATTTAAATGTTATGGACTAATTCCTGCTCTTTTAACTGACTATGAGCTAGATGGAATTCACGGGAAAAATGAAAGCATTCGCGTAAGTCATTTAAAAATGGGAATTCAAATTTTATATGAAACAATCTTGAATTTTAATAAGTAA
- a CDS encoding SpoIIE family protein phosphatase → MNWLLFSYYSPGVFFDTLICMIIVFFLIFKKEKVRSTYWLIGFFIGEMFLFGAYTASYSIFAEFGAYHRYFSCLVMFGNACLVGFSYYYPKNDRPKEAIVVISISFLLATIAYIHFVLKTLPMEKMYSFKAQIYTFDFGKEVGLVIVLLFVIPVLNLLRKTIRYSEYKGFFSKWLGKPNSITSYPMHFISRFLVGIIKIVNPKGKDAESTRDFAIPIFIHILIALLNVLVKSDKISYDLYALLFSFSTMIVIYYIAIAYINNSPEPTSFMVKLVGISLGAILVVLGYVGDITLSESEVNYNEKRLLQTSQTKLAIARGSWDEIPSEVEYVLIKPATASLFSDEVTIVFTRNPLLTLEEIAKGESIEKKILLKEKKSRIKEKNLSEEDKEVLALNEISKTELPEMKRLYRNAGFQYYTHFDFIEEGNRYEVGFSLLQYRQTIHQSSRKIVYAMVAVVFLVLTFFPMLFKTSLVRPLNKLLTGVKNVNDGDLTVQVPVKSYDEIGFLSVSFNSMVRSIRQAREELQDYAENLENKVEERTKEVREKMELIEALKVQQDGDYFLTSLLAKPLFYNANKSKLVKTEFIIKQKKQFEFKRKHADLGGDICITGNLRLGTKDKFKRYTMAMNGDAMGKSMQGAGGSLVMGVVMNSIMARSASQNKILNQTPEEWLFHVYTEIHSVFKSFNGSMVISAVIFMIEDETGKAFYINAEHPYSVLCRDGKASFIEEGMQLRKIGFDSDVEFRVNSFQLEQGDVIILGSDGRDDIDLSPNDSVRTINEDETLFLGFVEKANTNLNEIIHSIEGLGHIIDDLSLLRIGYKEDYVPEEDFPKEVGLQTSSEIMVQVNKDGSTKTTTDIHTNIALDTENAYLEGKSLAHKNRFPEAISTLYSAFVLDRTHQKLSRLLGILCYKTKEYKKAIEVLNSYTSQFEREEELLYYLAISYKKMAEYNDALAISTLLERINPNLVRNLLNLSDVYRLLENFENAKKYCYRVLELEPENEIAKKIKNLFS, encoded by the coding sequence ATGAATTGGTTACTATTCTCGTATTATTCTCCGGGTGTTTTCTTTGATACTTTGATTTGCATGATTATTGTTTTTTTCCTTATATTCAAAAAGGAAAAAGTCAGATCAACGTATTGGTTAATTGGTTTCTTCATTGGAGAAATGTTTTTATTCGGGGCATACACGGCTTCCTATTCCATTTTTGCTGAGTTTGGTGCATACCATCGATACTTTTCCTGTCTTGTTATGTTTGGTAACGCATGTCTTGTAGGGTTTTCTTATTATTATCCGAAAAATGATAGACCAAAGGAAGCGATAGTCGTAATATCTATTTCCTTTCTACTCGCCACTATTGCATATATTCACTTTGTCCTGAAAACGTTACCGATGGAAAAAATGTATAGCTTCAAAGCGCAGATTTATACTTTTGATTTTGGAAAAGAAGTAGGGTTGGTCATTGTTTTACTTTTTGTTATCCCAGTTTTAAATTTGCTTAGAAAAACAATACGTTACTCGGAATACAAAGGCTTTTTTTCTAAATGGCTTGGTAAACCAAATAGCATTACTTCTTATCCAATGCATTTTATTTCTCGTTTTCTTGTTGGAATTATTAAAATCGTAAATCCAAAGGGAAAGGATGCAGAGTCTACTCGTGATTTTGCGATACCAATCTTCATTCATATTCTAATTGCTCTTTTAAATGTATTAGTGAAATCAGATAAGATATCGTATGATTTGTATGCGTTATTATTTTCTTTTTCAACTATGATCGTGATTTATTATATTGCCATTGCTTATATTAATAATTCACCTGAGCCAACTTCTTTTATGGTAAAGTTGGTTGGAATTTCTCTCGGAGCCATTCTAGTGGTTTTAGGTTATGTTGGCGATATCACTCTATCTGAAAGCGAAGTAAATTATAACGAGAAGCGGTTACTGCAAACTAGCCAAACAAAACTGGCAATTGCACGCGGAAGTTGGGATGAAATTCCATCAGAAGTGGAATATGTGTTAATAAAGCCAGCGACTGCATCTTTATTTAGTGATGAGGTCACAATTGTTTTTACGCGTAATCCTCTTTTGACTCTTGAAGAAATTGCCAAGGGTGAAAGCATTGAAAAGAAAATTCTTCTCAAAGAAAAGAAATCAAGGATTAAGGAAAAAAATTTATCAGAAGAGGATAAAGAAGTATTAGCCTTAAATGAAATTTCAAAGACTGAATTGCCGGAAATGAAGCGCCTGTATCGAAACGCGGGATTTCAATATTATACTCATTTTGATTTCATTGAAGAAGGAAATCGATATGAGGTCGGCTTCAGTCTTTTACAATATAGACAAACAATTCATCAATCTTCTAGAAAAATAGTCTATGCAATGGTTGCTGTGGTATTCTTAGTATTAACATTTTTCCCAATGCTTTTTAAAACGAGTTTGGTTCGTCCTCTGAATAAATTACTTACTGGAGTTAAGAATGTAAATGATGGTGATCTCACTGTGCAAGTGCCTGTAAAGTCCTACGATGAAATCGGATTCCTATCTGTTTCCTTCAATTCTATGGTTCGTTCCATACGTCAGGCGCGAGAGGAATTGCAAGATTATGCGGAGAATTTGGAAAACAAAGTCGAGGAGAGAACGAAAGAAGTGAGAGAAAAAATGGAATTGATCGAAGCTCTGAAAGTTCAGCAGGACGGTGATTATTTTTTAACATCTCTTCTTGCTAAACCCTTATTTTATAATGCTAATAAATCCAAACTGGTTAAAACAGAATTTATCATCAAACAAAAAAAACAATTTGAGTTTAAGAGAAAACACGCTGATCTAGGTGGAGATATTTGTATTACCGGCAACTTACGATTAGGCACAAAGGACAAATTCAAACGTTATACGATGGCGATGAATGGGGATGCAATGGGTAAGTCCATGCAGGGTGCCGGTGGGTCTCTTGTTATGGGTGTTGTCATGAATTCGATCATGGCAAGATCTGCTTCTCAGAATAAAATTTTAAATCAAACGCCAGAAGAATGGCTCTTTCATGTATACACTGAGATTCATTCGGTGTTTAAATCTTTTAATGGTAGTATGGTAATATCAGCTGTGATATTTATGATCGAAGATGAGACAGGAAAAGCTTTTTATATAAACGCAGAGCATCCGTATTCAGTTTTATGTCGAGACGGAAAGGCTTCTTTTATTGAAGAAGGAATGCAGCTTCGAAAGATTGGATTTGATTCTGATGTAGAATTCAGAGTGAATTCTTTTCAATTAGAGCAAGGCGATGTAATTATTCTCGGATCTGATGGACGGGATGATATTGATTTGTCGCCTAACGATTCTGTTCGAACTATTAACGAAGACGAAACTCTATTTCTTGGGTTTGTAGAAAAAGCAAATACAAATTTGAATGAAATAATTCATTCCATCGAAGGACTCGGTCACATCATTGACGATTTATCGTTACTAAGAATTGGGTATAAGGAAGATTATGTGCCAGAAGAAGATTTCCCGAAAGAGGTAGGTCTTCAGACTAGTTCTGAAATAATGGTGCAAGTAAATAAGGACGGATCGACTAAGACAACAACTGATATTCATACTAATATTGCGTTAGATACAGAGAATGCATATCTTGAAGGTAAGTCATTAGCGCATAAGAACCGTTTTCCTGAAGCGATCTCAACTCTCTATTCGGCTTTTGTTTTGGATAGAACTCATCAAAAGCTAAGTCGCCTTCTCGGTATTTTATGCTATAAGACAAAAGAGTATAAGAAAGCAATCGAAGTTTTAAATTCCTATACCTCCCAATTTGAAAGAGAAGAAGAGTTGCTTTATTATCTTGCAATCTCTTACAAGAAAATGGCGGAATACAATGACGCTCTTGCGATATCTACTTTACTCGAAAGAATAAATCCAAATCTAGTAAGGAATTTGCTGAACTTAAGTGATGTTTATAGATTGTTAGAAAATTTCGAGAATGCAAAAAAATATTGTTATCGAGTTCTTGAGCTTGAACCAGAAAATGAGATTGCAAAGAAGATAAAAAATCTGTTTTCCTAA